The following DNA comes from Deinococcus cellulosilyticus NBRC 106333 = KACC 11606.
CTGCCCAGGCGGTACAGTTCCAGGCGTTCATCTTCCCAGGTGCGGCCTGCACGCCCGATTCCGGTCAGGGGGCGCACGTAGAGGGGATACAGAAAGAGTTCTTCCGGGTCATGCTCCAGAGCCGTTTTCAGGGAGTGCAGCCAGGTTTCCGGGGTCTGGTGGGACAGGCCATAGATCAGGTCGATGTTCAGCACAGGAATCTGAGCCTCGCGGATGTTTTGCAGGGCCTGATGCACCGTGCGGTTGTCCTGTGCCCTCCCCACCGATTTCACCTCCTGCTCAATGAAGCTCTGCACTCCGATGCTGACCCGGTTCACCTGATGGTCCGAGAGCACCTTCAGGCGTTCCGGGGTGGCGGTTGCTGGACTGGTCTCAACACTGGTGGGAACTTTTGCAAAGTCCATCTCAAACAGTTCAGCAATCCCAAAAAGCCTCTCCAGATCCTCTGGCTCCAGATAGGTGGGTGTCCCTCCACCAATGGCGAATCTGGAGAAATGGGCCTCTCCGAGCCTTTCACGGGTGATCCTGGCCTGCAGTTCCAGGGTGTCCAGATAGGCCTTCTCCAGGGGTTTCGGGGCATTCACGGTGGTGAACAGGTTGCAGAACCCGCAGCGCATCTCGCAAAAAGGAATGTGCAGGTACAAAAAGAGCTGGCTGCGGTCCTGTTCTGCCCACACCTGCTGCAGATTCACTGGCTCCAGAGGACGGTAAGCCGTCTTGTGGGGATAGGCATAGGTGTAGCCCAGGTAAGGGTTTCTGGCATCAAGGAGGTCTTTCAGGTTCATGGTCCAGCTCCGATCACAAATTCAGCGTAAGGCACAGTCCACACCACTTCATGGCCCAGACGGTGGCCGTGAAACCCATCTTCCCCGAAAGCCTCGCCGTGGTCCGATGTGAGGATCACCAGGGCAGGTCCCCTCTGCTGCTGGGCTTCCAGCAACCTCACCAGGTGGGGCTCCGCCTGCTCCAGCGCAGCCTTCTGGGTCTCAGGGCTGTCGGTCTGCAGGTCTGCATGGAAAATGTGGGTGGGTTTGTGGGTGGCAGAAAGGTTGAGGAACAGAAACACCCTCTGGTCTGTAGAAACATCGTCCAGCACCCTCAAAGCAGCTTTCACCTGTGCTTGCGCAGAATGGCGGCTGGTCACCCCCATGTCTCTGGACCAGTGGCTTTCCTGAAAAAGCCCGGGCAGCACCTGACCCAGTGGCGTTTCCTGATTGAAAAACCCCACCCCGCCAATGCAGACGGTGTGGTACCCCCTGCGGGCCAGGGCTTGTGGCAGGGTGGCTTCGTCAAAAACAAAAGTCTGCGGATGGGTGGTCTCTGATCCCTGAAACCGGGCTGCAAACAATCTGGGATGCCGCCCTGGCACAGCAGGGGTGGGCAGGAACCCTGAGAAAAACGCGTGGTGGGCTGCGTAAGTGAAACTGGCCGGAGAATGCCGCTTCTCCCACTCCGCAAAATACTTTCCGAGTCCTGGCAGGTGGGCCTGTTGTGCCACATCAAACCGCAGGCTGTCCAGCGTGATGAACAGGACATCGTGGGTGCCGATCAGGGTTCTGGCGTTCAGCATGGTTGCATCTCCTGCAACTTGAAGAGCTCTGCAGTGAAGGTGTCCATGCCCTGCCAGAACACGTTGCGGTGGTAGTCCCCAAAGGCGTTTCCTTCAAGCAGGGCGTGCTGCCGCAAACTGGGTCGCACCAGCACATCGAGGCCTGCATACAGGGTTTTTGGGAACACCTGCATGGCCCTTTGACAGGTCTGCTCGATGCTGTCCCAGTGGTCTCCCAGCAAGGCTTTCAGGGCTTCAAGGTCTCCCCGGTCATTCCCGAGGTGCAGGTTGGTCATGGGTCCCTGCCCAAGCCGCACCATCCTCTGCATGGGGGTCTGGCCGATCACCACCACCCTCAGGTCGATCAGTTTGCCCTGAAAACTGGCCTTGGGCACCCACGCCTCCACCTGCAAAGGATGCCTGCACAGCAGATCCATGATGCTGCGGATGTCTGACCACTGGTCGTAATGAAGAAGTTTCCTGGAGTTGTACAGCCTGCCCTGTTCCCTTTCAACGGTGCTGACCGCCCTGATTTTTCTGCCCGACACCTGCAGGGCCAGCGCTCCACTGGCACTGCTGCCGTGGGCCAGTTTGATGAAGACCCTGAAGAGTCCAGACGCCCTCATGTGCTCCAGCAGTTCGTCAAAAGAACGGGGTTCCGGGAGCCTCTGCGGAACAGGAAGCCCTGCATCATCCCATTTCTGTGAGGTGATGCGCTTGTCGAAGAGTTCCAGGGCCTCTGGGAAATCAAGGGTTTTCTGATGGGCTGGTGCATCCCTGAGCTGGGTGTCCAGAAGGTCAAAAAAAGCCTTCAGGCCCTGATACCACTGTCTGGAGGGTGGGATTCGGCCCTTTTCAAGATCCAGGCTTTCCACATCCGCAACCACGTCATAAGGGGCTTCGGTGCTTTCCTGACCCAGTTTCAGCAAGGCCCGTTCGGTGTGCATGCACTCACCGGAAGCCTCCACCCGCACCACACCACCTTCAGGCACCAGACGGGCAAGGTCCACCTTCTGCCCGATGATGTCGAGGTGAGAAACCACAGTGGCCTCAGGCCAGCCCAGATGGCGCAGGCTGGCCTGAAAAGCCCGGACCCGGCGGCTGTCCGGAGGTGCAATGATCAGCACAGGTCGGGGAGAAAGCCGCATGGATTATTCGCCGATGCTCACAAAGCGCCAGTCGTCGTCGGGGTCCTGTGGGTCACCCAGGTCCACTTCGATGCCCAGAGCTTTCAGCTGTTCTTCCATCTCTTCTGACAGAAAGTGATGCTCCAGATCGAGGTGCTTGAGGTGCTTGAGGGCATCTGCACTGTTCACCAGTGCCTGTCCCCCTTCGTCGGAAAGGGTACCCAGGGAGAGGTCGAGCACTTCAAGCTGGGCCAGCACCGGAGCATTCACAATCACCTGGGCGATCTCGTCCTGGTTTTCTGCATTCTTGAGCCCGAGGTACCTGAGTTTTGGAAACAGGGCGCCGTCCAGAATGGGCGTCAGGTCTGACATGTCGTAGTCTGCCCCGTAATTGTCGGTGCCGAGGTACAGTTCGAGGTGGATCAGCTCTGGAAGTTCTGCCTGCATGATGTCCCGCACGGTCTCGGCAGACATGCCTCCGGTCTGAACAATCAGGGTCTGCAAGTTTGGAGCTTTCAGGTTCTTGAAGCGCAGGCCGTTTCCCCCGCGTGCCCCGAAGTGCTTCAGGCCAGGATAGGCTGCAAAAAGCGGGCCATTGTCGCTGTTCTGAATCCAGGAAATCTCATTTTCCTCGTAGGTGATGTCTCCGAAGAACAACACTTCAAGCTGAGAGAGCTGCTCACGGGCCTGCACCAGGGCATCAATGGCCTCGGTGGGCTCCACTTCGCTGTCGGTGCCCCACATGCCCACCACAAGCCCACGGGACTGTTCTGCCCCTTCTGTGGCCAGGTAGCCCTGGAATTTCTCAACCCAGGAGGTCTTGTCGTCGTATTCCACAGCAATGCGGTAAATGGTGTTTTCCAGATGGGCCAGGGGCTGTCCGGGTTCCCAGCTTCTGACGTTGTAGCCACCAAATTGATCCAGATGTTTTCCAATGGTCATGAAGTCCTCCCTCAAATTATGTTCTATCCTGATCAGGATAACGTGATTTTGCTCAAAATGAAACCCATCTCAGAGACCGAGCAGTTTTGCGGTGCGGCCTCTGGGGGTCCGGTAGCCGCTGCGTGCATGCAGGGCCTCCAGGTAGTCCTGATTGAAGGTGTAAACCAGTTGCACATTGTTGCCATAGCTGTCCACCATGAAGCCATTGAGCACAAATCCTGCCCGCATTTTGGGAATGAGGACCTGGTTGTTGGTCATGCGGTGGTAGCTCTTCACCAGTTCAAAACCCATTGAACCGAAGAGCCTGAGAAGCTCGGGAAGCAGCCTGGAATACAGTCCCCTGTTCTGGTGGGCCGGAAGCCATCCGGTGTCTTTCATCACGATGGTCTGTTCGTCGGCCTGCTCGGAGTAATGCCAGCCGATCAGCTCTCCTTCAAAAAACAGGCCCAGACAGACCTGAATGCCTTTTGGGGTGCCTCCAAGCTCGGTGATGCGCTGTTGCTGCTCAGGGGTGCGGGCCTCCTGCCAGCGGAATGCAAAGTACTCTCCGAAAATCTGCTCTTCAATTCTGGCGCAGGCGTCCAGGTACTCCTGATAGGTGATGGGCTGAATGCGGTACCCACCTCCCAGGTCCATGTCAATCAAGGTCGCTCCTTCTGGCCCCTCCAGCAGGCTGGAAAGCCAACACGATGAATTCAATGCACTGTAACAAAAAATGAACAGAAATGAACCCTCAGCGCACCACCTCAAAAGCCAGATGGGCCAGTTCATCCCGCAGGAGGCCCTCCCAGCCTGTCTGCACGGCATTCAGACTGCCCGGCAGTGCAAAAAGCAGGGTTTTTCCTGCAAGCCCTCCCACAGCCCTGGACAGCATGGCTGCTCCTTTCACCTGCTGGTAAGAGAGCATCCGGAAGAGTTCCCCAAAACCTGGCATGGGCTTTTCGATCAGGCTTTCGATCACCGGAATGGTGACATCCCGCCCGGCGATGCCCGTGCCACCCGAACTGATCACGATCTGGGCATCCTGCATGAAGGTGCGGAAGGCAGTTTCGATCTGGTCCTTTTCATCTTTGACGATGGTTCGGCCCGTGAGCACATGCCCGGTTTTTTCAATTTCTGCTGCAAGGTAATTTCCGCTGTGGTCGTTTTCCAGTGTGCGCGTGTCAGAAATGGTGATGACCGCCACCCGCACCTGACGGGGAGCCTGGGATTTGTGTTCTGGTTGCGTCATGCCTTCACTCTACCGAAATGCCCTGCAGCTCAGATCAACTTGTGCTCAATGGCCTTGAGCACAGCACGGGTGCGGTCCCGGGTGCCCAGTTTAGAGAGGATGCTGGACACATGGTTTTTGACCGTTCCCTCCGAGAGGTTCTTGGCTCCAGCAATCTCCTTGTTGCTGTACCCTCCGGCCATCAGGCGCAGCACCTCAAGCTCCCGTTCGGTGAGGGGCTCGACCCCATAACGTTCTGGCTCTGCCCCTTTCCCCTGATTTCTGAGGGCCTGCAGGATGCGGTCCGTCACGGCAGGCTGCACATACTGTGACCCCGAAGCCACCGTGCGCACGGCA
Coding sequences within:
- a CDS encoding STM4012 family radical SAM protein, translating into MNLKDLLDARNPYLGYTYAYPHKTAYRPLEPVNLQQVWAEQDRSQLFLYLHIPFCEMRCGFCNLFTTVNAPKPLEKAYLDTLELQARITRERLGEAHFSRFAIGGGTPTYLEPEDLERLFGIAELFEMDFAKVPTSVETSPATATPERLKVLSDHQVNRVSIGVQSFIEQEVKSVGRAQDNRTVHQALQNIREAQIPVLNIDLIYGLSHQTPETWLHSLKTALEHDPEELFLYPLYVRPLTGIGRAGRTWEDERLELYRLGRDFLLSRGYEQVSMRFFRKPTADTAAPVYCCQEDGMVGLGCGARSYTSTLHYSSEYAVGHSGVREILWDYVKRDAASFEHVNYGIELDLDTRRRRFILQSILHASGLREGHYKSLFGTPFQQDYPEINALIDLGLARNTDGLWTLTEKGFEVSDVIGPWFYAPGIQERMSDFILR
- a CDS encoding STM4013/SEN3800 family hydrolase; protein product: MLNARTLIGTHDVLFITLDSLRFDVAQQAHLPGLGKYFAEWEKRHSPASFTYAAHHAFFSGFLPTPAVPGRHPRLFAARFQGSETTHPQTFVFDEATLPQALARRGYHTVCIGGVGFFNQETPLGQVLPGLFQESHWSRDMGVTSRHSAQAQVKAALRVLDDVSTDQRVFLFLNLSATHKPTHIFHADLQTDSPETQKAALEQAEPHLVRLLEAQQQRGPALVILTSDHGEAFGEDGFHGHRLGHEVVWTVPYAEFVIGAGP
- a CDS encoding STM4014 family protein; this encodes MRLSPRPVLIIAPPDSRRVRAFQASLRHLGWPEATVVSHLDIIGQKVDLARLVPEGGVVRVEASGECMHTERALLKLGQESTEAPYDVVADVESLDLEKGRIPPSRQWYQGLKAFFDLLDTQLRDAPAHQKTLDFPEALELFDKRITSQKWDDAGLPVPQRLPEPRSFDELLEHMRASGLFRVFIKLAHGSSASGALALQVSGRKIRAVSTVEREQGRLYNSRKLLHYDQWSDIRSIMDLLCRHPLQVEAWVPKASFQGKLIDLRVVVIGQTPMQRMVRLGQGPMTNLHLGNDRGDLEALKALLGDHWDSIEQTCQRAMQVFPKTLYAGLDVLVRPSLRQHALLEGNAFGDYHRNVFWQGMDTFTAELFKLQEMQPC
- a CDS encoding STM4015 family protein codes for the protein MTIGKHLDQFGGYNVRSWEPGQPLAHLENTIYRIAVEYDDKTSWVEKFQGYLATEGAEQSRGLVVGMWGTDSEVEPTEAIDALVQAREQLSQLEVLFFGDITYEENEISWIQNSDNGPLFAAYPGLKHFGARGGNGLRFKNLKAPNLQTLIVQTGGMSAETVRDIMQAELPELIHLELYLGTDNYGADYDMSDLTPILDGALFPKLRYLGLKNAENQDEIAQVIVNAPVLAQLEVLDLSLGTLSDEGGQALVNSADALKHLKHLDLEHHFLSEEMEEQLKALGIEVDLGDPQDPDDDWRFVSIGE
- a CDS encoding GNAT family N-acetyltransferase; translation: MDLGGGYRIQPITYQEYLDACARIEEQIFGEYFAFRWQEARTPEQQQRITELGGTPKGIQVCLGLFFEGELIGWHYSEQADEQTIVMKDTGWLPAHQNRGLYSRLLPELLRLFGSMGFELVKSYHRMTNNQVLIPKMRAGFVLNGFMVDSYGNNVQLVYTFNQDYLEALHARSGYRTPRGRTAKLLGL
- a CDS encoding MogA/MoaB family molybdenum cofactor biosynthesis protein yields the protein MTQPEHKSQAPRQVRVAVITISDTRTLENDHSGNYLAAEIEKTGHVLTGRTIVKDEKDQIETAFRTFMQDAQIVISSGGTGIAGRDVTIPVIESLIEKPMPGFGELFRMLSYQQVKGAAMLSRAVGGLAGKTLLFALPGSLNAVQTGWEGLLRDELAHLAFEVVR